In a genomic window of Sulfuriferula nivalis:
- a CDS encoding cytochrome c1 — MKKFLLALFFVPLTALASEHVYLDKAPVNLDDYASIQRGAKIFTNYCLSCHSANAMRYSRLEDVGLTEEQIKNNLLFATDKVGNTMSIAMPPLDAKKWFGAAPPDLSVVARSRNPDWLYTYLRSFYLDDSRPTGWNNTVFEKVGMPHVLWSLQGKQALKEPASGERDPHVKPEFELVQPGSLTPAEYDATVGDLVNYLTWMGEPAKMKRMELGVMVLLFLSIFFVLAYYMKKEFWKDIH; from the coding sequence ATGAAAAAATTTCTATTAGCTTTGTTTTTTGTACCTTTGACGGCTTTAGCATCTGAACATGTTTATCTGGATAAAGCGCCAGTAAATTTAGATGACTATGCTTCAATACAGCGGGGCGCAAAAATATTTACTAATTATTGCTTGAGCTGTCATAGTGCAAATGCAATGCGATACTCACGTTTAGAAGATGTGGGCTTGACCGAAGAGCAGATTAAGAACAACCTGCTTTTTGCAACTGATAAGGTTGGTAATACGATGAGTATTGCAATGCCCCCATTGGATGCAAAAAAATGGTTTGGTGCTGCACCACCTGATTTGTCAGTGGTTGCTCGTTCACGCAATCCTGACTGGCTTTATACTTATTTACGTAGTTTCTATCTGGATGATTCTCGTCCAACAGGTTGGAACAATACCGTATTTGAGAAAGTGGGCATGCCGCATGTGCTGTGGTCTTTGCAAGGTAAGCAAGCGCTAAAAGAGCCTGCTAGTGGTGAACGTGATCCACATGTCAAGCCGGAGTTTGAGTTGGTACAGCCTGGTTCATTAACACCTGCTGAATATGATGCAACGGTGGGTGACCTAGTTAACTACCTGACATGGATGGGTGAGCCAGCTAAAATGAAACGTATGGAATTAGGTGTGATGGTTCTGTTGTTCCTGTCTATATTCTTCGTACTTGCTTACTATATGAAAAAAGAGTTCTGGAAAGACATACATTAA
- a CDS encoding M15 family metallopeptidase — MTNKSSQYQQHAYNQTAALSNTTSTLKQHSVNFLNKHKGLIAIASLCAILPPVLAWIASSKNTLDGFDDTQIRASNYQVTELLQGEHLVPPSALPPEMFTTKEVTLIRPSLIDASRNWQLLDDDFAQRLLLTFKIMKERYGYDMTILEGYRSPERQNKLASMGTNVTNAAAYQSYHQFGLAADCAFQRDGKLVITEKDPWAMHGYQLYGEVAESLGLHWGGRWKMMDFGHIELHKPHTISHT; from the coding sequence ATGACCAATAAAAGCAGCCAATACCAACAACATGCATACAACCAAACAGCTGCACTCAGCAACACCACGAGCACACTGAAACAACATAGCGTTAATTTTCTAAACAAACACAAGGGCTTAATTGCCATTGCCAGTTTATGTGCAATTCTACCACCCGTACTAGCATGGATAGCCAGCAGCAAAAACACACTAGATGGATTTGACGACACACAGATACGCGCATCAAATTATCAGGTAACCGAACTTTTACAAGGCGAACATTTGGTTCCACCTAGCGCCTTGCCACCAGAAATGTTTACCACTAAAGAAGTCACGCTCATCCGGCCCAGTCTGATTGACGCAAGTCGAAACTGGCAATTGTTAGATGATGACTTTGCTCAGCGATTATTACTAACCTTCAAAATCATGAAAGAGCGCTACGGATACGACATGACCATATTAGAAGGTTACCGTAGCCCAGAACGCCAAAACAAACTAGCCAGTATGGGAACCAACGTAACCAATGCCGCAGCATACCAAAGCTATCACCAGTTTGGACTTGCTGCTGACTGCGCTTTCCAACGTGATGGGAAATTAGTAATTACTGAAAAAGACCCGTGGGCGATGCATGGTTATCAACTCTATGGTGAAGTTGCAGAATCGTTAGGCTTACACTGGGGCGGGCGCTGGAAAATGATGGATTTTGGACATATTGAGCTTCATAAGCCCCATACCATAAGCCATACTTAA
- a CDS encoding class II aldolase/adducin family protein: protein MSATFSEDMLRQQMVDTALQLSNKGLNRGASGNIGVRFGSGFLITPTGLPADEMVGGDMVLMDFDGKHQGARSPSSEWRFHRDIFASRSDVNAIVHTHSTFATTLACMGRDVPAFHYMVAAAGGRSIRCSPYATFGTQLLSDYALSALESRFACLLGNHGLIVVGGSLKRALALTVEVESLCEQYWRVLQAGEVNLLSDEEMDLVLHKFKSYGKPEQQ from the coding sequence ATGAGTGCTACTTTTTCAGAAGATATGTTGCGGCAGCAAATGGTTGATACGGCATTGCAATTATCAAACAAGGGGCTAAATCGTGGTGCATCAGGCAATATTGGTGTGCGATTTGGTTCGGGTTTTCTAATTACCCCTACGGGTTTGCCTGCTGATGAAATGGTGGGTGGGGATATGGTGTTGATGGATTTTGATGGAAAGCATCAAGGTGCCCGTAGTCCTTCGAGTGAATGGCGTTTTCATCGTGATATTTTTGCTTCGCGCTCTGATGTAAATGCAATTGTTCATACGCATTCTACTTTTGCAACGACATTGGCCTGTATGGGGCGTGACGTACCAGCTTTTCATTATATGGTTGCTGCCGCCGGCGGGCGCTCTATACGATGCTCGCCTTATGCGACTTTTGGTACGCAATTACTGTCGGATTATGCTTTGAGTGCTTTGGAATCGCGCTTCGCTTGTTTGCTTGGTAATCACGGATTAATTGTTGTGGGTGGATCGCTTAAAAGAGCGTTGGCACTTACTGTGGAAGTGGAGTCGCTGTGTGAGCAGTATTGGCGGGTATTGCAAGCAGGTGAGGTGAATTTGTTGTCGGACGAAGAAATGGATCTTGTGCTACATAAGTTCAAGTCATATGGAAAGCCGGAGCAACAATGA
- a CDS encoding N-acetylglutaminylglutamine amidotransferase, which produces MCGICGELRFDGASADMLAVQRMSEKLSRRGPDDAGVYQDGVVAFGHRRLAVIDLSQHAHQPMVDAELRLSLVFNGTIYNYRELRAELIALGYKFVSDGDTEVIIKAYHAWGEHCVKRFYGMFVFALWDARHASLFLARDRFGMKPFYYSLEGTWLRFASSVQALLAAGDVDVSINSIALHHHFTLHSSTPAPHTILNGVKKLPPATTMLFTAQGQVTQRQYWHLNATRPKQPLTEEDWLLATRNVLTRAVERHRLAADVPVGVLLSGGLDSSLLVGLLADHVQDLRTFSIGFEDVDATIERADEFEYSDIIAQHFHTRHEQYHIPNSEVLERLPEAIAAMTEPMVSHDVIAFYLLSERVSKQVKVVLAGQGADEVFGGYFWYPQMDTAIGTPLEKFSQNYFDRDHAEYLEMIAPSWHVSDVTAAWVSEQLNQPEASEFLDQVFRFDVTSLIVDDPVKRVDNMPMSWGLEVRVPFLDHELVELAARMPPSLKLKNGGKYPLKAVARGVIPDAVIDRPKGYFPVPALKYVRGEFFALMRDILNSPACRQRGLYQREYVDKLLAQPEGYFTRIRGSKLWHLALLEWWLQINVDTL; this is translated from the coding sequence ATGTGTGGAATTTGTGGAGAATTAAGATTCGATGGCGCATCTGCAGATATGCTGGCAGTACAGCGCATGTCAGAAAAATTATCTCGTCGCGGTCCCGACGATGCAGGTGTTTATCAAGATGGGGTTGTGGCGTTTGGGCACAGGCGTCTAGCAGTAATTGATTTGTCACAGCATGCGCATCAGCCTATGGTCGATGCGGAGTTAAGGCTGTCCTTGGTGTTTAATGGAACGATTTATAACTATCGCGAATTGCGTGCGGAGTTAATTGCGTTAGGTTATAAATTCGTTTCAGATGGTGATACCGAGGTTATTATCAAAGCCTACCATGCCTGGGGCGAGCATTGTGTGAAGCGGTTTTATGGGATGTTTGTATTTGCTCTTTGGGATGCGCGTCATGCCAGCCTGTTTTTAGCGCGTGACCGCTTTGGGATGAAGCCGTTTTACTATAGCTTAGAAGGAACGTGGCTAAGGTTCGCATCCAGTGTGCAGGCATTGTTAGCAGCAGGTGATGTTGATGTTAGTATTAATTCCATTGCATTACATCACCATTTCACTCTGCATAGCTCTACTCCTGCCCCGCACACAATATTGAATGGGGTAAAGAAACTTCCGCCAGCGACGACCATGTTGTTTACAGCTCAAGGTCAGGTCACCCAGCGTCAATATTGGCATCTGAATGCCACTCGACCCAAACAGCCATTGACCGAAGAAGATTGGTTGCTTGCTACACGTAACGTGCTAACACGTGCAGTTGAACGACATAGGCTGGCGGCTGATGTGCCTGTGGGTGTGTTGTTATCAGGAGGCCTGGATTCCAGTTTGCTGGTTGGCTTGCTGGCTGATCATGTGCAAGATTTACGTACTTTTTCCATCGGTTTTGAGGATGTCGATGCTACTATCGAGCGAGCTGATGAATTTGAGTATTCAGATATCATTGCTCAGCATTTTCATACGCGCCATGAGCAATATCATATTCCCAATAGTGAAGTACTAGAACGCCTGCCTGAAGCGATTGCTGCGATGACTGAACCGATGGTGAGTCATGATGTCATTGCTTTTTATCTGCTCAGCGAACGTGTTTCGAAACAAGTCAAGGTTGTGTTGGCAGGGCAGGGTGCCGACGAGGTGTTTGGTGGTTATTTCTGGTATCCGCAGATGGATACCGCTATAGGTACGCCGTTAGAGAAATTCAGTCAGAATTATTTTGATCGAGATCATGCAGAGTATCTGGAGATGATAGCACCGTCCTGGCATGTGTCTGATGTGACTGCTGCATGGGTGAGCGAGCAATTGAATCAGCCTGAAGCCAGTGAATTTCTGGATCAGGTATTCCGTTTTGATGTGACTTCACTCATAGTCGATGATCCTGTTAAGCGTGTTGATAACATGCCCATGAGTTGGGGGTTAGAAGTGCGTGTGCCATTTTTGGATCACGAACTAGTCGAACTTGCAGCGCGTATGCCGCCTTCGCTCAAGCTTAAAAATGGTGGTAAATATCCGCTGAAGGCTGTTGCGCGTGGCGTCATTCCAGATGCGGTGATTGATAGGCCTAAAGGTTATTTTCCTGTACCTGCCTTGAAATACGTGCGTGGCGAGTTTTTTGCGCTAATGCGCGATATTTTAAATTCGCCCGCTTGTCGGCAACGTGGTTTGTATCAGCGGGAATATGTAGACAAGTTATTAGCTCAGCCAGAAGGTTACTTCACGCGTATTCGTGGCAGCAAGCTCTGGCATTTAGCGTTACTGGAATGGTGGTTGCAAATTAATGTTGATACATTGTGA
- a CDS encoding cytochrome b: MSAMKNLVGWIDDRFPLTANWKAHLSEYYAPKNFNFWYFFGSLALLVLVIQILTGIFLTMNYKPDSTLAFLSVEYIMRDVEWGWLIRYMHSTGASMFFVVVYLHMFRGLIYGSYRKPRELIWIFGMMIYLALMAEAFMGYLLPWGQMSFWGAQVIISLFGAIPFVGDALSLWIRGDFVVSDATLNRFFAFHVIALPLVLVGLVAAHIIALHEVGSNNPEGIEIKKHKDPVTHIPLDGIPFHPYYSVKDIVGVIVFLMVFSAIVFFAPEFGGWFLEPDNFIPANPFKTPEHIVPLWYFTPFYAILRAVPDKFLGVVGMGAGVVIMFFLPWLDRSKVKSIRYRGTLYKAILTVFIISFIGLGYLGTQPPTPGLTMLARVFSVIYFGFFVLMPWYTAIDKTKPVPERIPE, from the coding sequence ATGAGCGCTATGAAAAATCTGGTTGGTTGGATTGATGACCGCTTTCCGCTCACTGCAAACTGGAAAGCTCATTTATCTGAGTACTATGCACCTAAGAATTTCAATTTCTGGTATTTCTTTGGTTCGTTAGCTTTGTTGGTTTTGGTTATCCAAATTCTGACAGGTATCTTTTTGACGATGAACTACAAGCCAGATTCAACTTTGGCATTCTTGTCAGTTGAATACATCATGCGTGATGTGGAATGGGGTTGGTTGATACGTTATATGCACTCAACTGGCGCGTCCATGTTCTTCGTGGTTGTGTATCTGCATATGTTCCGCGGGTTAATTTACGGTTCATATCGTAAGCCACGTGAATTAATTTGGATCTTCGGTATGATGATTTACTTGGCTTTGATGGCTGAGGCATTCATGGGCTATTTGTTGCCATGGGGTCAAATGTCATTCTGGGGCGCACAAGTTATTATTTCCCTGTTTGGTGCGATTCCTTTCGTAGGTGATGCATTGTCATTGTGGATCCGTGGTGACTTCGTTGTTTCAGATGCTACTTTGAATCGTTTCTTTGCGTTCCATGTGATTGCATTGCCGCTGGTGTTGGTTGGTTTGGTTGCCGCGCATATTATTGCGTTACACGAAGTCGGCTCAAATAACCCTGAAGGTATTGAAATCAAGAAGCACAAAGATCCAGTTACTCACATTCCTTTGGATGGTATTCCTTTCCACCCTTACTACTCTGTTAAAGATATCGTGGGTGTAATTGTGTTCCTGATGGTGTTTAGTGCAATTGTGTTCTTTGCACCTGAATTTGGTGGCTGGTTCCTTGAGCCTGATAACTTTATTCCTGCTAACCCATTTAAAACACCAGAGCATATTGTACCTTTATGGTATTTCACACCGTTCTACGCAATATTGCGTGCTGTACCTGATAAGTTTTTGGGTGTGGTAGGTATGGGTGCTGGTGTGGTAATTATGTTCTTCCTGCCTTGGTTGGATCGTTCTAAAGTGAAATCTATCCGTTATCGTGGTACGTTGTACAAAGCCATCTTGACCGTGTTTATTATCAGCTTTATTGGTTTGGGTTACTTGGGTACACAACCACCAACTCCAGGATTAACCATGCTGGCCCGTGTATTTAGTGTGATTTATTTTGGCTTCTTTGTATTGATGCCTTGGTATACCGCTATCGATAAAACCAAACCAGTGCCTGAAAGGATTCCTGAATAA
- a CDS encoding molecular chaperone DnaJ — protein sequence MLIHCDVMTKSQPIQISTAPEQGVLSPAQKKFNATLKKIEAQKALLAEWQAELQACQQASHIKLEPLRRSLYEQQAIMLLLLDNLYKTEKFARNQQEKIANLIMEMCNELITEAGRADLKSLYNQYSETDYDAEVIADKLLEAELLQDMFEAQFGVTLDDSDELDFADPDMVAARLHEKHASMQRDAQVQRNARKKSAKQLTQEAREQEEAAGMSKSIQAVYRQLVTALHPDRETDPVERERKTELMQQVNVAYTKKDLLQLLSLQLSVEQISQDNINNIAEDRLKHYNKVLANQLNELQQEVRTLEIQVKQMVGVSPYEPLSPKKLVLILKQDMQGLQYEIARIKQDIRAFKNVKHFKDWLKGYQIS from the coding sequence ATGTTGATACATTGTGATGTGATGACAAAATCACAGCCTATACAAATTTCCACCGCACCTGAACAAGGGGTGTTATCACCAGCACAAAAGAAATTTAACGCCACACTTAAAAAAATTGAGGCGCAGAAGGCTTTACTGGCTGAGTGGCAAGCCGAGTTGCAGGCTTGTCAGCAAGCCAGTCACATTAAGCTGGAGCCATTGAGGCGGAGCTTGTACGAGCAACAGGCCATTATGCTGTTGTTGCTTGATAACTTATATAAAACAGAAAAATTTGCCCGTAATCAGCAGGAAAAAATCGCTAATCTGATTATGGAAATGTGTAATGAACTTATCACTGAGGCTGGACGGGCTGATTTGAAATCGTTGTATAACCAGTATAGTGAAACTGATTATGACGCTGAAGTCATCGCAGATAAGTTACTGGAAGCTGAGTTATTGCAGGATATGTTTGAGGCACAGTTCGGTGTAACGCTGGATGATAGTGATGAACTGGATTTTGCCGACCCTGACATGGTAGCGGCACGATTGCATGAAAAACACGCATCTATGCAGCGAGATGCGCAGGTACAAAGGAATGCGCGCAAAAAATCTGCCAAGCAATTAACACAAGAGGCGCGTGAACAAGAGGAGGCGGCTGGGATGAGTAAATCCATTCAGGCGGTATATCGACAATTGGTTACGGCACTGCATCCTGATCGTGAAACTGATCCCGTTGAACGTGAACGGAAAACTGAGCTGATGCAGCAGGTTAATGTGGCTTATACCAAAAAGGATTTGTTGCAGTTGTTGTCATTGCAATTGTCAGTAGAGCAAATTAGTCAGGACAATATTAATAATATTGCGGAAGATAGGCTCAAGCATTACAACAAGGTATTAGCGAATCAGTTGAATGAGTTGCAGCAAGAAGTGAGGACGTTAGAAATTCAGGTGAAGCAAATGGTAGGTGTTTCACCATACGAACCGCTATCACCAAAGAAATTGGTTTTGATATTAAAGCAGGATATGCAAGGTTTGCAATATGAGATCGCGCGAATAAAGCAGGATATTCGCGCATTCAAAAACGTGAAACACTTCAAAGACTGGTTAAAAGGCTACCAAATTTCCTGA
- a CDS encoding PAAR domain-containing protein, translated as MSQRFIVIGDRTSHGGTVIEASGSSFSGNIKIARVGDKVTCPKKGHGTCAIVSGDPSVIIDGMPVARDGDKTACGAVLIASQGATTVG; from the coding sequence ATGAGCCAACGTTTTATTGTAATAGGTGATCGTACATCACATGGCGGTACCGTTATAGAAGCATCAGGCAGCTCTTTTAGCGGCAACATTAAAATTGCTAGAGTGGGAGACAAAGTCACCTGCCCAAAAAAAGGACATGGCACATGTGCCATCGTATCAGGCGACCCCAGCGTCATAATCGATGGCATGCCCGTTGCACGGGATGGCGACAAAACCGCATGTGGTGCTGTGCTAATCGCCAGCCAAGGTGCAACAACCGTAGGCTAA
- the mtnA gene encoding S-methyl-5-thioribose-1-phosphate isomerase — protein sequence MNINGVPYRTIWRSSDGKAVEVIDQTRLPHEFVTVRLENVADVANAIRVMQVRGAPLIGVTAAYGVALAMQRCATDIELTQVCQLLLATRPTAVNLRWALVRMQEKLSGVAESDRNVQAWLEAESIADEDVVINQAIGQHGLALIRAVWSNKLEVVNILTHCNAGWLATVDQGTALAPVYAAHDAGIPVHVWVDETRPRNQGASLTAWELQQHGVPYTLIVDNVGGHLMQHGQVDMVIVGTDRTAANGDVCNKVGTYLKALAAFDNNVPFYVSLPTPTIDWQINDGVKDIPIELRDGDEVTYIHGRTREGELVAVSIAPEGSAVGNYAFDVTPARLVTGLITERGVCAATKHGLAGLYS from the coding sequence ATGAATATTAATGGTGTCCCATATCGTACGATTTGGCGGTCGTCTGATGGTAAGGCTGTGGAAGTTATAGATCAAACACGTTTGCCTCATGAATTTGTGACAGTGCGCCTGGAGAACGTAGCTGATGTGGCTAATGCCATTCGGGTGATGCAGGTGCGGGGTGCGCCGTTAATCGGTGTGACCGCGGCCTATGGTGTGGCACTGGCGATGCAGAGATGCGCTACAGATATTGAGCTGACCCAGGTTTGTCAGTTGTTGTTGGCAACGCGACCCACGGCGGTTAATTTACGTTGGGCTTTAGTGCGTATGCAGGAGAAATTAAGTGGCGTTGCGGAGTCGGATCGCAATGTGCAGGCTTGGCTGGAAGCTGAATCGATAGCTGATGAAGATGTGGTTATAAATCAGGCTATTGGTCAGCACGGTTTGGCACTGATACGTGCGGTATGGTCGAATAAGCTTGAGGTGGTGAATATTCTGACGCATTGTAATGCTGGATGGTTGGCTACAGTTGATCAGGGGACAGCGTTGGCACCTGTTTATGCTGCGCATGATGCGGGTATTCCTGTGCATGTGTGGGTTGATGAAACTCGTCCGCGTAATCAGGGGGCGAGTTTGACTGCCTGGGAGTTGCAGCAGCATGGCGTACCCTATACTTTAATCGTTGATAACGTAGGTGGACATTTGATGCAGCATGGTCAGGTGGATATGGTAATAGTCGGAACGGATCGTACTGCGGCAAATGGTGATGTGTGTAATAAAGTGGGTACGTACTTGAAAGCATTAGCTGCTTTTGATAACAATGTGCCATTTTATGTGTCATTACCAACGCCAACTATTGATTGGCAAATCAACGATGGCGTGAAAGATATTCCTATTGAACTGCGAGATGGAGATGAAGTTACATATATTCATGGGCGAACCAGAGAGGGTGAATTGGTGGCGGTGAGTATTGCACCTGAAGGTAGCGCGGTAGGTAATTATGCTTTTGATGTGACGCCAGCGCGGTTGGTTACAGGTTTAATTACGGAGCGTGGTGTCTGCGCGGCGACGAAGCACGGTTTGGCGGGGCTTTATTCATGA
- a CDS encoding S1C family serine protease: protein MRKFWLLFAQSTTIALGILFVFRLFPPAFINKPSSPVQTSDNTSLSPQISFRNAAKLARPSVVNVFTSKKTYSTPLAPSISGRPDTNTDPTNHLGSGVIVSTDGYILTNQHVVEAADEIQVMLHDGRTLSANIVGTDPETDLAVLKIKATNLPAITFAPSDRAAIGDVALAIGNPFGVGQTVTMGIISALGRSHLGINTFEDFIQTDAAINPGNSGGALVNTDGHLIGVNSAIYSRTGGSQGIGFAIPSNLAAKIMKQIIEHGEVIRGWIGVEVQDITPELAESYQLTSTNGALISGILQHGPADLAGIHPGDILLDADHKPIKDSLALLELVAALKPNTTIQVTLLHKNKMLTTTIKIDRRPKVATS, encoded by the coding sequence ATGCGTAAATTTTGGTTACTTTTTGCCCAAAGCACAACAATTGCATTGGGCATACTTTTTGTATTTAGATTATTTCCACCAGCATTTATCAATAAACCATCGTCACCAGTTCAAACTAGTGACAATACATCACTCTCACCCCAGATTAGTTTCCGTAACGCAGCCAAACTTGCCAGACCGAGCGTAGTCAACGTATTCACCAGTAAAAAAACATATAGCACTCCACTCGCACCATCTATTAGTGGCAGACCAGACACGAACACCGACCCTACCAATCACTTAGGTTCTGGCGTCATCGTTAGTACAGATGGTTACATACTAACCAACCAGCATGTAGTTGAAGCCGCAGATGAAATTCAGGTTATGCTCCACGATGGGCGTACATTAAGCGCGAATATTGTCGGCACGGATCCTGAAACGGATTTAGCAGTACTTAAGATCAAGGCAACTAATCTGCCAGCAATTACTTTCGCCCCATCTGATCGCGCCGCAATAGGTGACGTAGCATTAGCCATAGGCAATCCATTCGGCGTTGGCCAGACTGTCACCATGGGTATCATCAGCGCATTAGGACGCAGTCATTTAGGCATTAATACATTTGAAGACTTTATTCAGACTGATGCCGCCATCAACCCCGGAAACTCAGGTGGCGCACTGGTCAATACAGATGGGCATTTAATTGGTGTCAATAGCGCGATTTATTCACGCACTGGCGGATCACAAGGTATAGGCTTTGCAATCCCGTCCAATTTAGCAGCTAAAATCATGAAACAGATAATTGAACACGGTGAAGTTATCCGTGGCTGGATAGGAGTGGAAGTTCAAGACATTACCCCCGAATTAGCCGAGTCATATCAATTAACCAGCACAAACGGCGCGCTCATCTCTGGTATCTTGCAACATGGACCAGCAGATTTAGCCGGAATTCATCCGGGCGACATACTTCTCGACGCTGATCACAAACCTATCAAAGATTCTCTTGCACTACTGGAACTGGTTGCAGCACTTAAGCCAAACACAACCATTCAAGTAACCTTGCTACATAAAAATAAAATGCTAACCACCACCATAAAAATAGATAGAAGGCCTAAGGTTGCAACCTCATAA
- the petA gene encoding ubiquinol-cytochrome c reductase iron-sulfur subunit, with protein MSNQQVDRSKRRFLVAATTAMGGVAGVAVLTPFVMSMLPSERAKAAGAPVEADISKVEPGMLLAIEWQGKPVWIVNRTPATLATLAKIGDKLVDPNSDVPQQPAYCKNTDRSIKPEYLVVVGICTHLGCSPTFRPELAPADLGPDWVGGWFCPCHGSRYDLAARVYKNVPAPMNMQVPPYKYLTATRIIVGVDQKGA; from the coding sequence ATGAGTAATCAGCAAGTGGATCGCAGCAAACGCCGCTTCCTCGTCGCTGCTACCACAGCAATGGGTGGCGTAGCGGGTGTGGCTGTTTTAACGCCTTTTGTGATGAGCATGTTACCTAGTGAACGTGCTAAAGCAGCAGGTGCGCCTGTAGAGGCGGATATTAGCAAGGTTGAGCCTGGTATGTTGTTGGCCATTGAGTGGCAAGGCAAACCTGTATGGATAGTCAATCGTACACCAGCTACATTGGCGACTCTGGCTAAAATCGGTGATAAATTGGTCGATCCAAATTCAGATGTGCCACAACAGCCTGCCTATTGTAAGAATACAGATCGCTCAATCAAGCCTGAATATTTGGTTGTAGTGGGTATTTGCACACATTTGGGATGTTCACCAACCTTCCGCCCTGAATTAGCGCCAGCAGATTTAGGTCCTGATTGGGTTGGCGGCTGGTTCTGCCCATGTCATGGTTCGCGTTATGATTTGGCTGCTCGTGTATACAAAAACGTGCCTGCGCCTATGAATATGCAAGTGCCACCTTATAAATACCTCACCGCCACTCGCATTATTGTTGGCGTTGATCAAAAAGGAGCTTAA
- a CDS encoding glutathione S-transferase N-terminal domain-containing protein: MMTLYSGNTCPYSQRCRIVLFEKGMDFEVIDVDLQNKPDDLALMNPYNRVPVLVERDLVLYEANIINEYIDERFPHPQLMPADPVMRARARLFLFTFEQDLFSHVNAIEHGSKSAADKARIIIRDNLTQISPIFAKQQYMLNDDFSMLDVAIAPLLWRLEHYDIQLPKQAVNLLKYAERLFSRTAFIDALTPNEKAMRK; this comes from the coding sequence ATGATGACATTGTATTCGGGTAATACTTGCCCATACAGCCAACGCTGTCGTATCGTCCTGTTTGAAAAAGGCATGGATTTTGAAGTGATAGACGTGGATTTGCAAAACAAGCCTGACGATCTCGCGTTGATGAATCCTTATAATCGTGTACCAGTATTGGTAGAACGTGATTTGGTGCTTTATGAAGCTAATATCATCAACGAATACATTGATGAACGTTTCCCACACCCACAATTAATGCCTGCCGATCCAGTCATGCGAGCCCGAGCTCGATTATTTCTGTTTACGTTTGAACAAGATTTATTCAGTCATGTGAATGCAATTGAGCATGGCAGTAAGAGTGCAGCTGACAAGGCTCGCATAATAATTCGTGACAATCTAACGCAAATTTCTCCTATATTTGCAAAGCAACAGTACATGCTGAATGACGATTTCTCCATGTTGGATGTGGCTATTGCGCCGTTATTATGGCGTTTGGAGCATTACGACATACAATTGCCTAAGCAAGCTGTTAATTTGTTGAAATATGCCGAGCGATTATTTAGTCGTACTGCATTTATTGATGCTTTGACCCCTAATGAAAAGGCGATGCGTAAATAA
- a CDS encoding ClpXP protease specificity-enhancing factor — MPGNGTKPYLIRAIYEWCVDSGYTPYLSVVVDVNTRVPMEYVKDGNIVLNLSPSATHGLLIDNQWVRFSARFNGVSRQLEVPITAVAGIFARENGEGLGFEVTVSATVDQEDETPPEPTKPPSKPKFQIVK; from the coding sequence ATGCCTGGCAATGGTACTAAACCTTATCTAATACGTGCTATTTATGAATGGTGTGTGGATAGCGGTTATACACCTTATTTATCTGTGGTTGTTGATGTTAATACCCGTGTGCCGATGGAGTATGTCAAGGATGGAAATATTGTCCTGAATTTATCACCATCGGCAACACATGGTTTGCTCATTGATAATCAATGGGTGCGTTTTTCTGCACGTTTTAATGGTGTGTCTCGGCAGTTGGAAGTCCCAATTACGGCCGTTGCGGGAATTTTTGCGCGTGAAAATGGTGAAGGACTGGGTTTTGAAGTAACGGTGTCAGCTACTGTTGATCAAGAGGATGAAACGCCACCTGAACCAACTAAACCGCCTTCCAAACCAAAGTTTCAAATTGTAAAATAA